GGGTAATAGCCGCACAGGTTTATGCCGGCGCTATAAGTGAAAACTTCTTTGCGTAACAGATAATCCATTATAGTTATAACCAGGCCGTTTTTATTGTTTAAAAGTTTTTAATATATATTAGATTGTTTTGTTATATGTGGTTAGAATGGCTTGATATTATCAAATTTTACCAATAAAAGTAGTTCTTATGCTGACGCTTACTGATATCCAACCGCAAAAAGACGAGATTTATCTCGATAACAATGCCACGACCCCGGTATTGCCTCAGGCCGCGGCGGCGGCATCTCATGCCATGCAGCTTTGTTATGGTAACCCCAGCAGCAGCCATATTACCGGTATTAAGGCCAAGTATATTTTAGAGACCACGCGCAACCTGGTGCGTAAGGTTATCGGTGCCCCCAGCGGTGAGATCACTTTTACCAGCGGCGCCACCGAAGGCATACAGACGGCGATCATTTCGGCGCTGAATGCCACACGCGGGCAGGCGGCAACAGCGGATAAGCCGGTACTTTTATACGGCGCCACCGAGCATAAGGCGGTGCCGGAAACGTTAAAACACTGGAATAATATGCTCAATATCGGCGCCGAGGTGCTGGCGATTCCCGTCGATGAGCGCGGCATTTTAGATCTGGACTTTATCCGCCGGCATGTAGCGGATGCCCTGATCATCTGTACCATGGCCGCCAATAACGAAACCGGGGTGTTCCAGGATCTGAAAGCGCTTGAGTCGGTGATCCGCCAGGGCAACGACAAGGTTTTGTGGATGGTGGATTGCGTACAGGCCCTGGGAAAATTCTCCCTGGATATTGCCAATACCACAATCGACTACGCCCCTTTTAGCGGCCATAAATTATATGCCCCCAAGGGAATAGGTATTTTGTATGTGCGTGAAGGCGCTCCCTATACCCCCTTTATTGCCGGCGGCGGCCAGGAAAGCGGCTTGCGCTCGGGCACAGAAAATTTACCCGGTATTGCCGCCATCCAGGCGATCTTATCCCTGCTGGACGACGAAGAAGACGATACCTTTAAAAGCCATGAAGTTTTGCTCGGTTACCGCAAGCAGTTAAGCGATACCTTATGCGAGGCATTCCCGGATATTGTCTTTAACCATGACTTTGCCTGTTCATTACCCACCACGTTAAATTTTTCCGTTAAGGGCCTGTCCAGCAAAGACATCATGGATTTGTTTGATGCCGCCCATATCCGGGTGAGCTCAGGCTCCGCCTGTTCGTCGAAAGTCAGCGGCAGTTTTGTGCTTGAAGCCATGGGCAAACCCAAGTGGCAAAGTGACTCGGCTATCCGTATGTCTTTCGGTCCCGCCACCACACAGCAGGAAATCGATGATGCCTGCGAGGCGATTAAAAAGGCGGTTAAGGCTTTGCACCATAGCTGTTTGATCCTCTCGGATACCCAGGATAACAGCGAATTTGCCGTTGATGGCCTGCAGCAATGGGTTTATGACCAGCAGTGTACCTGGTGTTATGTCGACAAAGCGGCGGGGGAGTGTATCGTCCTGGACATGATCCCCGAACTGGTGAATAAATTCCAGACCCTGGTGAAGTGCCAGAACTATCAGGTTAACGGTGTCTTGGAAACCCACCGCCATGACGGCCAGCTGCTCAGCAGTGAAATTGTCCGTGAGCTGATCTCCGGGCAAATGTTGTCCAGCGATTATGATCACCTCGGCTGGAATAAGCATAACACTGAACTGACTTTGCAGAACGGCCAGCAGGTCAGTGCCATAAATATCGGCACTAAAGTTCTGGCGAAACTCCCCCTGCCGGGACACACAGAAAACAGTGTCTGTTATCTGCTGGGGACGGCCAAAGAAGGCAGGCTGGAGGCGCAGGACATCGAATTTGCCTTTGTCGGCGATACCCTGCAGATCGGCGGCCTGGGCCGGGTGGACTTGCCGGAAAGCAGCGCCGAAAAAATGTATGAATCTTTACGTAATTTGGCCGCGGTGATCGCCGATGATACCTTGATCTGCCCCAGCCATGATTATCAGCAGCTGTTCAGTACCTGCCTGGCCATGGAAAAGCGTACCAACCGGTTACTCAGCGATGTCCTGGCGGGAGAAATCAATGCCGGGGAGTTTAAACAACAAAAAGCTCTGGTAGATACTAAACTGCCGCCGGCGGATCACCATAATTATTGCGGCAGCATCAGCACCAGCTCTGCGGATATCGGCCATATTACCCCGGATAAACTTAAACAGTTTATGGCAGACAACCCCGGAGCCACGATTGTCGATGTCCGCGAGCCCCATGAATTTGACGCCTACCCGGAAGAGTGCGTGTCCGGTAAAGCCCTGGTGAATATTCCCCTGTCGCAGCTGACCAATTTTGTCAACCGGCACAGGCAGGAAAAAAGCAGCAGCACTTTTGTCTGTATCTGCCGCAGCGGCAACCGCAGCGATGCGGCAGCCAGGACCCTGAGCCGTTACGGTTTTAACAAGGTTTATCATGTTCCCGGGGGCTTTGCCCTGTTGTCTTAATCTTCCCGGATCAGGGCGCAAGTGCCCGGATGTGGCGGTAAAGACTTCACCCGGGAAGTCTTATAGGGTATATACTAGTATGCATAATTGATATCTGGGCAGGCGCTACCGGGACATAAGGGTGAAAAAATCAATGAAATCATGGTGGCATACCGATTGTAAGTTATGCCGAAAAACCCGGGTTATTTTTGTGTGGTTAGTCTTGATGCTGCTTGCCGATTTTTTATGGTTTCATCTGGTATTTAGGGGCTGATATGGCATTGTACTGGTCTGATTCACGAGAAATTGCCTTGGAGTTAATGGAGCGGCATCCGCATGTCGATCCGCTGACAATACATTTTACCGAGTTAAGGGACTGGGTGCTGGCGCTGGAAGATTTTGCCGACGATCCTAAGCATTGTGGCGAACGGGTTTTGGAAGGCATACAAATGGCCTGGCTGGATGAGGTGGACTGATACCGTTAACCAACGACCCGCTAATGCCGTTCAGCGGCGAACGGGTTTTGGAAGGCATTCAAATGGCCTGGCTGGATGAAGTCGATTAAGGCATCCAAATAGTCTGTACGGTAAGCTGGACTGACCAGCACCGGTGTTTTAACGGAAAATCAGGCCCTGTGAGGCATTTTTTCGCCGCTTACTTTTCCTGACCAACTGGTTGGCTTTTTTGTCGGCAAAACTTCCTTTATACTGTGCCCGCTTCATTTTCTGTCCGGAGAAAATTCCGCTTCATTTAAGAAAATGAACAATTTATAACGGCATCCGCTACAATTATTCACTCTAATCTAAGTTATATCATCACCTATGAACCAAAGCAGCAAAAGCAAAAAACGTCCGCTATATATTCCCTATGCCGGTCCCGCCTTACTGGAAACCCCTTTGTTAAACAAAGGCAGCGCCTTTAGCGCACAGGAGCGGGCAAGTTTCAACTTAACAGGTTTATTGCCGCCAAGTTATGAGAGCATAGAAGAGCAGGTCGAGCGGGCCTATATGCAATACAGCAGCTTTAGTAATAACCTCAACAAGCATATTTATTTGCGGGCGATCCAGGACAACAATGAAACCTTGTTCCATCGCCTGATCCAGGCACACCTGGCGGAAATGATGCCGATCATTTATACCCCCACAGTAGGCGATGCCTGCGAGCAGTTCTCAGATATTTACCGCAGCTCCCGCGGCTTGTTTATTTCCTACGCCGAACGCGATCATATCGATGATATTCTGCGCAACGCCACTAAAAACAAGGTGAAAGTGATAGTGGTCACCGACGGCGAACGTATTCTTGGCCTTGGCGACCAGGGCATAGGGGGCATGGGGATCCCGATCGGCAAGCTGTCCTTATATACCGCCTGTGGCGGCATCAGCCCTGCCTATACCTTGCCGGTGATGCTGGATGTCGGCACCAATAACGAAAAGCTGCTGAACGATCCTATGTATATGGGCTGGCGCCATAAGCGTATCGGTCAGGCGGAATACGACGAATTTGTCGATCTCTTTATCCAGGCGGTAAAACGCCGCTGGCCTCATGTGATGCTGCAATTTGAAGATTTCGCCCAGCCCAATGCCATGCCGCTGCTCAACCGTTACCGCGACGAGATTTGCTGCTTTAATGACGATATCCAGGGCACGGCATCTGTGACCGTAGGTTCTCTGCTGGCGGCCTGCCGCACTAAAGGAGTGCCCCTGTCGTCGCAAAAAGTCGCTTTTGTCGGCGCCGGCTCTGCCGGTTGCGGTATTGCCGAGCAGATCATCAGCCAGATGGTCAGCGAAGGCGCTTCACCCGAGCAGGCTCGCAGCCAGGTGTATATGATCGACCGTTACGGTTTGTTAACCCAGGGCATGGGAGAGTTAAGGGATTTCCAGGAAAAACTGGTGCAGAGTAAAGCAGCGGTTGCTGCCTGGAATATCGGAGGGGAATACGCCTCTTTGCTGGAAGTGATGAATAACGCCAAACCGGACATACTGATCGGGGTTTCCGGCCAGGCAGGTTTGTTTACCGAAGAAATTATCCGGGCAATGAAATCCCATTGCGACTTGCCTATCATCTTCCCGTTAAGCAACCCGTCCCGCCAGGTGGAAGCCACGCCTGAGCAGGTGATCCATTGGACCGAAGGGGAAGTGATCATTGCCACCGGCAGTCCGTTTGAGCCGGTAGACTATAAAGGCAAGACCTATCCTGTGGCCCAGTGCAACAACAGTTATATTTTCCCGGGCATAGGTCTGGGCATAGTGTCCGCGAATGTTAACCGCATCACCGATGAAATGCTGATGGTGGCCAGTGAAACCCTGGCGAATAACTCTCCGCTGGCCAATACCGGGGAAGGTGAGCTGCTGCCGCCGCTGACGGCAATTGCCGATTTAAGCAAGGCCATCGCCTTTAACATCGGCAAGCTGGCGATGAAACAGGGACTGGCGCTGGAACTATCGGATGAAATGCTGACGGCGAAGATTGAGCGTAACTTCTGGAAACCCGAATACCGGGAGTACCGCAGGATCAGTATTTAATTTTCATTAAATGTTAGCGGCGTCATTCAGCTGGTTGGGCAGAGTGACGCCGCTGCCGTTTTATCCCAGGTTACTCTGGGTTAAATTCCCCCGGGTTAATTGCCTTTTGCCGGAACTTCCTCTCCGGTGTCTATTTCATTTTCCTGCTCACCGATATTCCCGCCTTCATCGTCGGCTGCCGGCTTAAGCCTTTTGGCAAATTCCAGCTTAAGCAGGTACAGGCTGAAAAACATTTGTATCACCAGGGCGGTGATCGAGATATACCAGATATATTCCAGCGGATAGCTGCTTTTTTGGCTGAGCCAGAATACCGGCAGGGCGAAAATCACCAGGCGCAGCGTCATGCTGATCAACGAAGGCCAGGTATTGCCCATGCCCTGGAACATGCCGGAGCAGGTAAAGATCAGTCCGGCGGGAACAAAGTTAAAGGCAATAACCTGTAAAAAGACGCTGGCGACCTCAAGCACGTCAACATCCTGGGTGAAAGGTTCCAGCAGCAGTTCCGGCACCAGCAAACAAAAGCCGGACAAGGCCGCCATCATGGCGCTGATCACCAGCGCAGACACCTTAAAGCTAGATCTGACCCTGGCATAATTTTTCGCGCCGTAGTTCTGTCCTGCCAGTGCCGGCAGGGCGAGGGCGATCGCCAGGGCCGGCATAAATATCGCCTGCATCAGCCGGGAGCCCAAGCCGAATCCCGCCTGGGCGGCGGGACCAAATCCCTGGATGGCCCAGTAAATAATGGCCATATAAAAGAACAACATAAAAAATTCGCCGCCGGAGGGGAACCCTAGATTAAGGATGCGCTTTGCCGGTTCGGCGGCCGGCATAAACAGGCGTTTGTTGAAAGTAAAATACTGCCCGAACTTAAGGAAATAAACAAACATCAGCAGCACGGCGACCAGCATGGCAACAGAGCTGGCCAGGCCGGCCCCGGCAACCCCCATGGCGTGGCCGGTAAACCAGCCGGCCACCAATACCGGCGTCAGCAGGGTATTGATAAAGACGCTGATAAATTGGATCACCATACCCGGCTTGACTACTCCTGCCCCCCTTAAGGCGGAGGACAAGACCACTAGCATAAATTGCAGCGCCAAGTTCGGCAGGTAGTAATACAGGTATTCTTTGCCCTCGGCTATCACCGCCGGATCCGATGACATCAGGGCCAGGTATGTATCCGCCAGCAAGTAGCCGCACACCAGCACCAGCAGGGTTAATATGGTTGAGATAAACAAGGCCTGGTTGAAGATAACATCCACATCCTGTTTATCTTTTCTGCCTATGGCCTGGGCAACCAGGGAGACGGTGCCTACGGCGATTATTTGGGTTAGGCCGACGATCAATAAGGTCAGGTTGCCGGCGGCACTAACCCCGGCAAGCGCCACGGGACCGAGCTGGCTGACAAAATAGAGATCTATCATCAGGTACAGGTTTTGGATCAAAATGCTGATGCCCACCGGCAGGGAAAGGCTGAGCAAATGCTTAAAAATGGAACCCCGGGTTAAGTCTTTCATATGGCTGAGCGTTTATTTTTGTTGAAATATGAGTGTTTATTTTTAGTTGTCGGCGGCCGGGCCAATCAAATAAAAGTTTTGCTTCGCTAAAGGCGGTTAAACAGGAAAGCATAATAAGATTAGGCTTTTACCCAGATAACGTCCACTTAATTTTGCCGTCTCTCAAGCCTGAAAATGCGGGCAACTCCGGCTGCTGTCTGTTAAAGGCCGGGCGGATGAAGACCCGGGGGGAAAGTGTAACCGTTTTGACATTTTTTATCCCTTGGTTAATACGGCTATTTGGTCTATAATCGCGCCAAAATTTTTACCAAGTTATTTAATTTTTATATTTAAGAGGGCTGACAATGGCTATCGAACGTACTTTTTCTATCGTAAAACCTGATGCCGTAGCAAAAAATGTTATTGGTCAAATCTACAACCGTTTTGAAACTGCCGGTTTAAAAATCGTTGCTTCAAAAATGGTTCACCTGAGCAAAGAAAAAGCTGAAGGTTTCTACGCTGAGCACAAAGAGCGTCCTTTCTTCGGTGCTTTAGTTGAATTCATGACTTCTGGTCCTGTTATGGTTCAGGTACTTGAAGGTGAGAACGCGGTACTGAAAAACCGTGAAATCATGGGTGCTACTAACCCGGCTGAAGCTTTAGCCGGTACTTTACGTGCTGACTACGCCGATTCTATCGACGAGAACGCTTGTCACGGTTCAGACGCTTTAGAGTCTGCTGCCCGTGAAATCGCTTACTTCTTCTCTGATGACGAGATCTGCCCGCGCACTCGTTAATCTGAGCCGACAAGCAGATAAGCCGGTGCCAGTTACCGGCTGAAAAGCCTTAAAAAGGATTTTATCGATTCGTTGGTAAAATCCTTTTGCTTTCTCTTAAGCCGGCTGAATTCCTGCTGCAAGCTGAAATTGAAGATAATATTTCTGTTAGTATCCGCCCTTGTCGGCATTAGCGGGTATTAATAAAAGTGTTATTGACTGATTAAAATTGTCACTCCTGTATGAAAAGTGTACAATCTTGCCCCTTTTAAATTTGCTGTTTTGAGATCCCGATATGAATGAAAATATAACCGAATCGACTGCCAAGGTTAATTTGCTGAATTTTGACTATCAAATGATGCGTGAATATTTTGCTTCTATCGGTGAAAAGCCTTTCCGTGCCGAGCAGGTGATGAAGTGGATTTACCACTTCGGTTATGACGATTTCGAGAAAATGACCAACCTCAACAAAAAGCTCAGGGAAAAACTGCAAAGAAATTGCGAGATCAAGGCGCCGGAAATCTCGCAAAAGCAGGTTTCAAACGACGGCACCATCAAATACGCCCTGATGCTTGAAGGCGGCCAGGAAGTGGAAACCGTGTGGATCCCGGAAAATAACCGGGCGACCCTGTGCGTTTCTTCCCAGGTAGGCTGTGCCCTTGAGTGCAGTTTCTGCTCTACCGCCCAGCAGGGCTTTAACCGCAACCTGTCGATGTCGGAAATCATCGGCCAGGTGTGGCGGGTGGCCAACGACATCGGCGCTACCCGTATTGCCGGTACCCGGCCTATCACTAACATAGTGATGATGGGCATGGGAGAGCCTTTGCTGAACATGAAAAACCTGATCCCGGCGCTGGATACTATGCTGAATGACTTCGCCTACGGCCTGTCGAAACGCCGGGTGACCGTCAGTACCTCGGGCGTCGTGCCGGCGCTGGATATGCTGAAAGAGAAAATCGACTGTGCCCTGGCGATTTCCGTGCATGCGCCGAACAATGAGTTGCGGGACGAACTTGTGCCTATCAATAAAAAATATCCGCTGGAAGATTTCCTGGCGGCATCGCGCCGTTATATAGATGGCTCTAAAGCCAACAAGCAGGTGACGGTGGAATATGTGATGATAGATCATGTCAACGACAGCACAGATCAGGCCCATGAACTGGCGATTGCGTTAAAGGATACCCCGAGTAAGATTAACCTGATCCCCTTTAACCCCTACCCGGGGTCGCCTTACAAGCGCTCCAGCAATTCCCGTATCGATCGTTTCGATAAGGTGCTGCAATCTTACGGGCTGACGGTGATCACCCGCCGTACCCGCGGTGACGATATCGACGCTGCCTGTGGCCAGTTAGCCGGGGATGTGCTCGACAGAACCAAAAGAACTGGAAAAAAACAGGTGAAAGCTGATGAAATTTCAGTAAAAATGGTGTGATAACACATTCGGCCAATGGCACCAGCTCGTTATGGATAAATTTAAACCGGTTATTTATACCCTTACTGTCTTAAGTTTGTTGCCCGGGTGTGTGACCCGGGAATATGCCGGTGACAATACCCCTGTAGTACAAAATGATGCCACCAATGACGACATTGCCCTAACCCGGATTTCCCTGGCCCTGGGTTATCTGAAAATGGGCAACACCACCCAGGCGAAAGCCAACCTGGAAAAAGCCAGGCGTTTCGCCCCTAAGCTGGTGCAGGTCTATACCGCTTTTGCCCATTATTATGAAACCGTCGGGGAACAGGAGCTGGCGGTTGAGGCCTACGAGCAGGCCCTGTCGCTGGACCCGGACGATGCCGATACCCTGAATAACTACGGGGTGTTTCTGTGCCGGCAAGAGCGGCTGGCGGAAGCGGAACAAGAGTTTCTTAAAGCCATTGCCGTGCCCAGCTACCTGCAGGTGGCGCAAAGTTATGAAAACCTGGCGTTATGCCATTTAAAAGCGGATAACTTTAACCAGGCCGAACAGTATATTGAAAAAGCCATTCAGCATAACCCCAGCCGGGCGGCGGTGATACTGCAAATGGTGGAGCTGCAATATGCCAAGGGAGACTACCGTCAGGCCCAGGCTTATCTGCAACAATTTGAAAAGGCGGTGCGCCGCTTTAGCGCCGAAGCCCTGGCACTGGCATTTAAGCTGTACCGGAAGCAGGGAAAGAATACGGTTGCTAAGAATTATGCGGTGATGTTGGTGAAAATGTTTCCCACTTCCTGGCAGGCGAAACAGTATTTAGTGAATGAGCTGGCGCAAATCCCCGCCGATGAATTGGCGCTGCGTTACCGGCAAAGCGAGCAGGGTCGGGCAAGTGCGAATAAACCTGTGGTGGTGCTGTCGCCGGATAACAAGCAGGCAGACAATAAACCCCGGCAGCTGGCCCTGACCGGAGCGGCGGAGCCGAAGAAGCAGGCTGGCGTTAACAAAGCCAGCGGGCAAAAGCCCTCAGGCAGAGCTTCGCAGCCACAAACAACCATTACTATTCCGGTACATGTTGTCGAGTCCGGAGATAGTTTATTTTCCATTTCCAAGAAGTATAATATTTTTATGAGAAGCATACAGCGCTGGAATAACCTGAAAGAGTCCAGCATTTTACGTGTAGGTGATGTTATTTATTTATCCAATCCGAATAAGGCGGCAAAATCCTGATGAGCGATAAAAACACCGCCCCCGAACTATCCGAAGACATGGAAGTGATCGGCCCCGGGCAGATGCTGGCGGAAGCCCGGATACAAATGGGACTGTCGCAGGAGCAGGTTGCCGATAAGCTTAATTTTCGTCCGGCACTGGTGCGGGATATCGAAGCGGAAATTTTCGATAAGTCGTTGCCGACAACCTTTAACCGGGGTTATCTGCGCAATTACGCCAAACTGGTGAATATTCCCGTCGAACAGGTGCTGGCCAGTTATGAAATGCTGGGAGTGGCGGAGGCCCAGGGGGCTGAGCTGCAAAGTTTTTCCAAGATCACCAAGAAACAGGCAGAAACCAATCTGGTGATGTGGATCAGCTACCTGGTGATAGCCTTGCTTATTGCCTCTACCGTGATGTGGTGGCTGCAGGATGTTAAAGAAGAAGATACCGCGCTTATTTTACCTAAGAAAACGCCGCAGGAAACGGCCGCGGTGAATACCGGCGGGCAAAGCCAGAGTGTCAGCGGTACGGCCGAGAAAGCGGCTGAGGCTGAAGAAGTGCCTGCGCCGGTAGTGAACACCACGCCGGCAACACCTGAAGAATCAGTGCCGTCCACTGCCGGGCAGGAAACCGCAGCTGCGCCAAGCGAACCGGTTGCCGGCAGCCCAGAACAGGCGGATACCGGGCAGCAAGAAACCGCTTTATCCGATGTCCCCGGTGCTGCGGAACAAGCGGCAGGAGAGGTGCAGCAGCTAAGCGCACAGCAGGCTGAGGAGCCGGTGAATCCTCTGTCCACCGCGGTATTTACCTTCTCCGGTGATTGCTACGTTAATATTTTTGATGCCACCGGCGAGCGTATTGCCTACGGCCTGAAAAAATCCGGTTATGTTATGACCATTTCAGGTGTGGCCCCGTTAAATATCACCATAGGGCGTCCGGATCTGGTGGCGATTAATTTTGACGGCCAGGAAGTGGACATGTCCGACTACCCCGGCAGCAATATTGCTAAATTTAGTTTACCCATGAACCCGCCGGGTCCGTGAGTGCAAGCGCGTTGAAGATGTTAAAAACTTTATCCGACTAAAGGTTACCAACCAAAAGCCGTATTGAATTTTCTGATAAAGAGAAAACTCTTGTTATGGCGGTTTGGGCCGGTATAAATAGCGAGTGTTTAAACCGGTTAGCTTTAGTCCCTTGGCCCTGAAAAAATTGTCCTGAAAAAATGTTGAATTGTTATGTTTAAAGAATCTCCGATCATCCGCCGTAAATCCCGTCAGATCATGGTGGGCAATGTCCCTGTAGGCGGCGGTGCGCCGATCACGGTGCAGTCCATGACCAACACCCTGACCACGGATGTGGCGGCCACTGTGGCTCAGATAAAATCCCTGGAAGCCGTGGGGGCGGATATCGTCCGGGTCAGCATACCGACCATGGATGCGGCAGAAGCCTTTAAAGAAATCAAAAAGCAGGTCAGGGTGCCGTTGGTGACGGATATTCACTTCGATTACCGTATCGCCCTGAAAGTAGCGGAATATGGCGCCGAC
This genomic window from Thalassomonas viridans contains:
- the iscX gene encoding Fe-S cluster assembly protein IscX; this encodes MALYWSDSREIALELMERHPHVDPLTIHFTELRDWVLALEDFADDPKHCGERVLEGIQMAWLDEVD
- a CDS encoding RodZ domain-containing protein, whose translation is MSDKNTAPELSEDMEVIGPGQMLAEARIQMGLSQEQVADKLNFRPALVRDIEAEIFDKSLPTTFNRGYLRNYAKLVNIPVEQVLASYEMLGVAEAQGAELQSFSKITKKQAETNLVMWISYLVIALLIASTVMWWLQDVKEEDTALILPKKTPQETAAVNTGGQSQSVSGTAEKAAEAEEVPAPVVNTTPATPEESVPSTAGQETAAAPSEPVAGSPEQADTGQQETALSDVPGAAEQAAGEVQQLSAQQAEEPVNPLSTAVFTFSGDCYVNIFDATGERIAYGLKKSGYVMTISGVAPLNITIGRPDLVAINFDGQEVDMSDYPGSNIAKFSLPMNPPGP
- a CDS encoding NAD-dependent malic enzyme, coding for MNQSSKSKKRPLYIPYAGPALLETPLLNKGSAFSAQERASFNLTGLLPPSYESIEEQVERAYMQYSSFSNNLNKHIYLRAIQDNNETLFHRLIQAHLAEMMPIIYTPTVGDACEQFSDIYRSSRGLFISYAERDHIDDILRNATKNKVKVIVVTDGERILGLGDQGIGGMGIPIGKLSLYTACGGISPAYTLPVMLDVGTNNEKLLNDPMYMGWRHKRIGQAEYDEFVDLFIQAVKRRWPHVMLQFEDFAQPNAMPLLNRYRDEICCFNDDIQGTASVTVGSLLAACRTKGVPLSSQKVAFVGAGSAGCGIAEQIISQMVSEGASPEQARSQVYMIDRYGLLTQGMGELRDFQEKLVQSKAAVAAWNIGGEYASLLEVMNNAKPDILIGVSGQAGLFTEEIIRAMKSHCDLPIIFPLSNPSRQVEATPEQVIHWTEGEVIIATGSPFEPVDYKGKTYPVAQCNNSYIFPGIGLGIVSANVNRITDEMLMVASETLANNSPLANTGEGELLPPLTAIADLSKAIAFNIGKLAMKQGLALELSDEMLTAKIERNFWKPEYREYRRISI
- a CDS encoding aminotransferase class V-fold PLP-dependent enzyme → MLTLTDIQPQKDEIYLDNNATTPVLPQAAAAASHAMQLCYGNPSSSHITGIKAKYILETTRNLVRKVIGAPSGEITFTSGATEGIQTAIISALNATRGQAATADKPVLLYGATEHKAVPETLKHWNNMLNIGAEVLAIPVDERGILDLDFIRRHVADALIICTMAANNETGVFQDLKALESVIRQGNDKVLWMVDCVQALGKFSLDIANTTIDYAPFSGHKLYAPKGIGILYVREGAPYTPFIAGGGQESGLRSGTENLPGIAAIQAILSLLDDEEDDTFKSHEVLLGYRKQLSDTLCEAFPDIVFNHDFACSLPTTLNFSVKGLSSKDIMDLFDAAHIRVSSGSACSSKVSGSFVLEAMGKPKWQSDSAIRMSFGPATTQQEIDDACEAIKKAVKALHHSCLILSDTQDNSEFAVDGLQQWVYDQQCTWCYVDKAAGECIVLDMIPELVNKFQTLVKCQNYQVNGVLETHRHDGQLLSSEIVRELISGQMLSSDYDHLGWNKHNTELTLQNGQQVSAINIGTKVLAKLPLPGHTENSVCYLLGTAKEGRLEAQDIEFAFVGDTLQIGGLGRVDLPESSAEKMYESLRNLAAVIADDTLICPSHDYQQLFSTCLAMEKRTNRLLSDVLAGEINAGEFKQQKALVDTKLPPADHHNYCGSISTSSADIGHITPDKLKQFMADNPGATIVDVREPHEFDAYPEECVSGKALVNIPLSQLTNFVNRHRQEKSSSTFVCICRSGNRSDAAARTLSRYGFNKVYHVPGGFALLS
- the pilW gene encoding type IV pilus biogenesis/stability protein PilW gives rise to the protein MDKFKPVIYTLTVLSLLPGCVTREYAGDNTPVVQNDATNDDIALTRISLALGYLKMGNTTQAKANLEKARRFAPKLVQVYTAFAHYYETVGEQELAVEAYEQALSLDPDDADTLNNYGVFLCRQERLAEAEQEFLKAIAVPSYLQVAQSYENLALCHLKADNFNQAEQYIEKAIQHNPSRAAVILQMVELQYAKGDYRQAQAYLQQFEKAVRRFSAEALALAFKLYRKQGKNTVAKNYAVMLVKMFPTSWQAKQYLVNELAQIPADELALRYRQSEQGRASANKPVVVLSPDNKQADNKPRQLALTGAAEPKKQAGVNKASGQKPSGRASQPQTTITIPVHVVESGDSLFSISKKYNIFMRSIQRWNNLKESSILRVGDVIYLSNPNKAAKS
- a CDS encoding bifunctional tRNA (adenosine(37)-C2)-methyltransferase TrmG/ribosomal RNA large subunit methyltransferase RlmN; this encodes MTESTAKVNLLNFDYQMMREYFASIGEKPFRAEQVMKWIYHFGYDDFEKMTNLNKKLREKLQRNCEIKAPEISQKQVSNDGTIKYALMLEGGQEVETVWIPENNRATLCVSSQVGCALECSFCSTAQQGFNRNLSMSEIIGQVWRVANDIGATRIAGTRPITNIVMMGMGEPLLNMKNLIPALDTMLNDFAYGLSKRRVTVSTSGVVPALDMLKEKIDCALAISVHAPNNELRDELVPINKKYPLEDFLAASRRYIDGSKANKQVTVEYVMIDHVNDSTDQAHELAIALKDTPSKINLIPFNPYPGSPYKRSSNSRIDRFDKVLQSYGLTVITRRTRGDDIDAACGQLAGDVLDRTKRTGKKQVKADEISVKMV
- the ndk gene encoding nucleoside-diphosphate kinase, which produces MAIERTFSIVKPDAVAKNVIGQIYNRFETAGLKIVASKMVHLSKEKAEGFYAEHKERPFFGALVEFMTSGPVMVQVLEGENAVLKNREIMGATNPAEALAGTLRADYADSIDENACHGSDALESAAREIAYFFSDDEICPRTR
- a CDS encoding MATE family efflux transporter, producing MKDLTRGSIFKHLLSLSLPVGISILIQNLYLMIDLYFVSQLGPVALAGVSAAGNLTLLIVGLTQIIAVGTVSLVAQAIGRKDKQDVDVIFNQALFISTILTLLVLVCGYLLADTYLALMSSDPAVIAEGKEYLYYYLPNLALQFMLVVLSSALRGAGVVKPGMVIQFISVFINTLLTPVLVAGWFTGHAMGVAGAGLASSVAMLVAVLLMFVYFLKFGQYFTFNKRLFMPAAEPAKRILNLGFPSGGEFFMLFFYMAIIYWAIQGFGPAAQAGFGLGSRLMQAIFMPALAIALALPALAGQNYGAKNYARVRSSFKVSALVISAMMAALSGFCLLVPELLLEPFTQDVDVLEVASVFLQVIAFNFVPAGLIFTCSGMFQGMGNTWPSLISMTLRLVIFALPVFWLSQKSSYPLEYIWYISITALVIQMFFSLYLLKLEFAKRLKPAADDEGGNIGEQENEIDTGEEVPAKGN